The genomic interval ATTTTGAATTGAAATGATGTTCATAATAAAGTCATTTTGACTATTAATATTAAAAACTGGTAGGTACTGGTATGCAAATATAAAGAATGTTTCTATTTTTGGATTTCATTTTTGTTAAAAATTATATGGAAATAAAACACATATCGCATTTAAATGAGATTCATAATTGCAAATTATTCGGTTTAATGCCTAATAAAGAAGAAATTTATTCTTTTGAATTAGTTAATAAAAACGGAATGAAAGTTCAAATCATTAATTATGGTGCAACTGTAACCTCAATTCAGATTCCTGTAAATGGAAAATTAACCGATGTTGTATTAGGGTTTGACAATTTAGAAGCGTATTTAGAATCGTATAATTTGCCAAGCGCTCCTTATTTTGGAACAACGGTTGGACGTTACGCAGGCCGCATTCATAAAGCGTCTTTTACGTTAAATGATATCGAATTTAAGCTTGATGAAAATAATAACGGAAATGCGCTTCACGGCGGCGATATGGGATTTGGAAGAAAAATCTGGAATGTAGCAAACGTGATTTCTGGAGAAAATCCATCGGTTACTTTTAGCCTTTTGAGCGAACATTTAGACGAAGGTTTTCCTGGAGAAATGACCGTTTATTTGACTTACACTTTAACTGAAGAAAACGAATTAAAGTTAGAATATAAAGCAACGTCAACAGAAGATACGGTTATCAATTTGACGCATCACAGTTATTTTAACCTCGACGGACATGACACGAATGTTTTAGAACAGCAAATGTTTATCAAATCGGCAAAAATGCTGGAAACGAATTCTGATAATATTCCGACAGGAAATTATACCGATTTGACAAATCATGATTTTGATTTCAGAAATCCAAAAAACTGTCCATTTCCAATTGACAATTCATTCGTTGTAAATTCTAAAACTGAAATTGTGGCGCAACTGATTAGTTTGAAAAACAATTTAAGAATGAATGTTTACACCGATCAGCCAAGTGTACATATTTATGTAGGCGGAAATTGTTTCGGAAAACTAAAAGGAAAAGAAAATGTAGATTATAATGCGCAAAGCGGAATTTGTTTTGAAACACAAAATTTTCCAGACGCGCCAAATCACGCCCATTTTCCGAATGCAGTTTTGAAAAAAGGCGAAGAATACACGCAAAAAACGCTTTACAAATTTGAAAGTTTAAATTAATAAAATCCTAAAAACCACAATACAACTAACTATATAATGAATGATATTTTAATACAAAATACCGTTGCTTTTTTCGAAAAATCTTTCGGTTCTTCTCCAGAAAAAACGGTTCTTTCTCCAGGTAGAATTAATATTATTGGAGAACATATTGACTATAATGATGGTTACGTTTTACCTGCCGCAATTGACAAAGTAATTTGTTTTGCTTTTTCTAAAAACAACACTAAAACTTCTAAAATAATCGCGATTGATTTGAATGAAGAATTTGAAATCGATTTAACTCAAGAAGTAAAATTGAGCGATGTCGTTTGGACAAATTACATTCGTGGTGTAATCAAACAATTGCAAGATAACGGATTTTCGTTTGAAGGTTTCAACTGCGTTTTCAGCAGTAATATTCCGGTTGGTTCTGGATTATCTTCTTCTGCAGCTTTAGAATGCGGAACGATTTTCGGAATCAAATCTCTTTTTGATTTAAAAATTGAGAGAAAAGATATTTCATTATTAGGACAAAAAGCAGAACATTGGGTTGGAATCAATTGCGGAATTATGGACCAGTTTTCGAGCGTTCATGGTTTGGAAAATAAAGTAATAAAACTGGATTGCAATACTTTAGATTTTGAATATCACAACGCCGATTTCAAAGATTATTCTTTGATTCTGTTTGATTCTAATGTAAAACACTCGCTTTTTACATCAGAATATAATACAAGAAGAATTGAATGCGAAGAAGGTTTATCGATTATAAAAAATCATTTTCCAGAAGTAAAGAGTTTTAGAGATTCTTCTGTAGAACAAGTTTTAAGTTTGAAAGATAAAATGAGCGAGAAAGTTTTCGATAGAGTTCATTTTGTTGTAAAAGAAATTAATCGCGTAATAAAAGCGTGCGAGGCTTTAGACGCAGGAAATATTGAACTTTTAGGCGAATTGCTTTTTGAAACACATTACGGTTTATCTAAAGAATATGAGGTAAGCTGCGAAGAATTAGATATGCTGGTTGATACAGCAAAAGAAGATGACGCAATTATTGGTTCTAGGCTAATGGGCGGCGGTTTCGGAGGTTGCACAATCAATTTAGTTAAAAAAGGACATGAAAATGAGGTAAAGAGTAAGTTTTCGAAACTTTATTTAGATACATTTGGAATTGAATTAAAATTCTACGATGTAAAAATCTCAAACGGAACAACGCTACTTTAACACCACAACACACTACAATGAAAAATTTTGACATTAACGAAGATCCGCACAGACGCTTCAATCCATTAATTAACGAATGGGTATTAGTTTCGCCACATCGTGCAAAACGTCCTTGGCAAGGGCAAAATGAAACCATTTCAACAGAACAACTTCCAAAATACGATCCGACATGTTATTTATGTCCAGGAAATGTTCGCGCAAATGGCGTAAATAATCCAGCATACGAAAGCAGTTTTGTTTTTGAAAATGATTTTGCCGCAATGAAACAGGATGAAATTATTTTTGAAGACGATATTAAACATACTTTTTTTAAAGCAAAACCAGAACAAGGAATTTCTAGAGTAGTTTGTTTTTCTCCACGTCACGATTTGACTCTTCCAGAAATGGAAATTGCCGATATCGAAAACATCATCAAAACTTGGCAGAGAGAATACACGGATTTAGGAAATATCAAATACATTAATCACGTTCAAATTTTTGAAAATAAAGGAAGTGTAATGGGTTGCAGCAATCCGCATCCGCACGGACAAATTTGGGCGCAATCTTCTTTGCCAACTCAGGTTGAAAAAACACAAAATAGCTTAAAATCGTATTACGATAAAAATAAAAGAACGCTTTTGGAAGATTATGTTGAAGCTGAATTGAAAGCTGGAGAAAGAATCGTAATCGAAAACGATCATTTTGTGGCTTTAGTTCCTTTTTGGGCAATCTGGCCTTACGAAACCATGATTGTAAGCAAAAGAGCGGTAAACAAAATCACCAATTTTACTGGTGAAGAAAGTAAATCTTTCGCTAAAATATTAAAGCAATTAACTACGAAGTACGATAATTTATTCAATACTTCTTTTCCATATTCGTCAGGAATTCACCAATCTCCAACAGATGGTTTAGATCATCCAGAATGGCATTTCCACATGCATTTTTATCCGCCTTTGTTAAGATCGGCAACGGTAAAAAAATTCATGGTCGGATACGAAATGTTAGGCGAATCGCAGCGTGATATTACACCTGAAAAAAGTGCTGAAATTTTAAGACAATTGTCTGAAGTACATTATAAAAGTCTGGTTAAAGCTTAAGAATTATAGGATGAATGAAGTCAAAAAAGTAAAAATTTAACAGAATTACCATCAGATAAATGTAAAAAACACATTTGCTGATAGTTGATTTATAAATTTTTATTTTACATTTGGCTTCCACTTTTATTTTCATAAAAAAATAACGGAAATAAAACACATCTTGCATTTTTAACAAGATTATAAAGCATAAAACCAAATAAATAAATTTAACCCTATAATAATTATTTAAAATACTACTAACAATGAACCAAAACCTCGCTTTCGCAGATTATGCGGTTTTTATTATCTATTTTATCGTAGTCTCGGTCTACGGTTACACGGTTTACCGCAAACGTAAACAAGACGAACAAGATGCTAAAGCTTACTTTTTGGCTGAAGGAAATTTAACTTGGTGGGCAATTGGAGCTTCTCTTATTGCTTCTAACATCTCCGCAGAACAATTCATCGGTATGAGTGGTGAAGGTTTCTTCTTAGGAATCGCTGTTGCTGCTTACGAATGGCTTGCTGCTATTGCGCTTATTATTGTGGCTGTTTGGTTTATTCCTGTTTATCTTAAAAACAAGATTTACACGATGCCTCAATTCTTAAAAACACGTTACAACGAATCTACGGCTTTAATTATGGCGGTTTTCTGGTTGTTTTTGTATGTTTTTGTAAACTTAACTTCTATTCTTTATTTAGGAGCTGTTGCTATTAACGGTCTTGCGGGAGGTCAATATCTTCATGCAATTATGATTGGTTTAGCTGTTTTTGCTTTATTTATTTCTCTTGGAGGAATGAAAGTTGTGGCTTACACAGACGTTATTCAGGTTGCTGTATTAATTATTGGAGGTTTGGTAACTTCTTACATCGCTCTAACAACTGTTGGACAATATTTTGGTGTTGGTGAAAATGCAATTGCTGGTTTCAAAGTTTTAATGAAAGAAGCTCCTGAGCACTTCAAAATGATCATTCCAAAACCAACTGCGACATCTTCTCAACTTGAAATCGATAAATATTTAACTTTCCCAGGATTGTTATCTTACGCTGCTGGTATCTGGATCATCAACTTAAACTACTGGGGATGTAACCAA from Flavobacterium sp. YJ01 carries:
- the galK gene encoding galactokinase, translating into MNDILIQNTVAFFEKSFGSSPEKTVLSPGRINIIGEHIDYNDGYVLPAAIDKVICFAFSKNNTKTSKIIAIDLNEEFEIDLTQEVKLSDVVWTNYIRGVIKQLQDNGFSFEGFNCVFSSNIPVGSGLSSSAALECGTIFGIKSLFDLKIERKDISLLGQKAEHWVGINCGIMDQFSSVHGLENKVIKLDCNTLDFEYHNADFKDYSLILFDSNVKHSLFTSEYNTRRIECEEGLSIIKNHFPEVKSFRDSSVEQVLSLKDKMSEKVFDRVHFVVKEINRVIKACEALDAGNIELLGELLFETHYGLSKEYEVSCEELDMLVDTAKEDDAIIGSRLMGGGFGGCTINLVKKGHENEVKSKFSKLYLDTFGIELKFYDVKISNGTTLL
- a CDS encoding aldose epimerase family protein, with amino-acid sequence MEIKHISHLNEIHNCKLFGLMPNKEEIYSFELVNKNGMKVQIINYGATVTSIQIPVNGKLTDVVLGFDNLEAYLESYNLPSAPYFGTTVGRYAGRIHKASFTLNDIEFKLDENNNGNALHGGDMGFGRKIWNVANVISGENPSVTFSLLSEHLDEGFPGEMTVYLTYTLTEENELKLEYKATSTEDTVINLTHHSYFNLDGHDTNVLEQQMFIKSAKMLETNSDNIPTGNYTDLTNHDFDFRNPKNCPFPIDNSFVVNSKTEIVAQLISLKNNLRMNVYTDQPSVHIYVGGNCFGKLKGKENVDYNAQSGICFETQNFPDAPNHAHFPNAVLKKGEEYTQKTLYKFESLN
- a CDS encoding UDP-glucose--hexose-1-phosphate uridylyltransferase; the encoded protein is MKNFDINEDPHRRFNPLINEWVLVSPHRAKRPWQGQNETISTEQLPKYDPTCYLCPGNVRANGVNNPAYESSFVFENDFAAMKQDEIIFEDDIKHTFFKAKPEQGISRVVCFSPRHDLTLPEMEIADIENIIKTWQREYTDLGNIKYINHVQIFENKGSVMGCSNPHPHGQIWAQSSLPTQVEKTQNSLKSYYDKNKRTLLEDYVEAELKAGERIVIENDHFVALVPFWAIWPYETMIVSKRAVNKITNFTGEESKSFAKILKQLTTKYDNLFNTSFPYSSGIHQSPTDGLDHPEWHFHMHFYPPLLRSATVKKFMVGYEMLGESQRDITPEKSAEILRQLSEVHYKSLVKA